One genomic region from Candidatus Binatia bacterium encodes:
- the prfA gene encoding peptide chain release factor 1 has translation MREALEKAKARFDELTRLLEDPAVHSNPSELKRVSKERSALDPLIQAIRRYDKVLERIHDDSALLRSEKDPELTAMARAEIDELTVEKEQIEAELPRLLLPPDPLDQKNVIVEIRAGTGGDEAALFAGEVLRMYTKYAERHGWRVEVLSISQSGGGGIKEVSLLITGERVYRRFKYESGVHRVQRVPETEASGRIHTSAVTVAVLPEAEEVDVELKPQDLQIDVFRSSGPGGQSVNTADSAVRIRHLPTGIVVQCQDERSQLKNKAKALKVLRARLLDLEIQEQEKKVAASRKSQVSSGDRSAKIRTYNFPQGRVTDHRIGLTLYRLQDVMEGDLNELTDALFAAEQAERLASSAEGNGPSPRAGAGA, from the coding sequence ATGCGCGAAGCCCTGGAAAAGGCGAAAGCCCGCTTTGACGAGCTGACGAGGCTCCTCGAGGATCCGGCCGTGCACTCCAATCCCTCCGAGCTCAAGCGGGTGAGCAAGGAGCGGAGCGCGCTCGATCCGCTGATCCAGGCGATCCGGCGCTACGACAAGGTGCTGGAGCGGATTCACGACGACTCGGCGCTGCTGCGCTCCGAGAAGGATCCCGAGCTGACGGCGATGGCCCGGGCCGAGATCGACGAGCTGACCGTCGAGAAGGAGCAGATCGAGGCGGAGCTGCCGCGGCTGTTGCTCCCCCCCGATCCGCTCGACCAGAAGAACGTGATCGTCGAGATCCGGGCCGGCACGGGCGGCGACGAGGCGGCGCTCTTCGCGGGCGAGGTGCTCCGGATGTACACCAAGTACGCCGAGCGCCACGGCTGGAGGGTCGAGGTGCTGTCGATCAGCCAGTCGGGCGGGGGAGGCATCAAGGAAGTCTCGCTTCTCATCACGGGCGAGCGGGTCTACCGTCGCTTCAAGTACGAGAGCGGGGTCCACCGCGTGCAGCGCGTGCCCGAGACCGAAGCCAGCGGGCGGATCCACACCTCGGCGGTGACCGTGGCGGTGCTCCCGGAGGCGGAAGAGGTGGACGTGGAGCTGAAGCCGCAGGATCTCCAGATCGACGTCTTCCGGAGCTCGGGCCCCGGCGGCCAGAGCGTGAACACCGCCGATTCGGCGGTGCGCATCCGGCACCTTCCGACGGGGATCGTCGTGCAGTGCCAGGACGAGCGCTCGCAGCTCAAGAACAAGGCGAAAGCGCTCAAGGTGCTCCGCGCGCGGCTGCTCGACCTGGAGATCCAGGAGCAGGAGAAGAAGGTCGCCGCCTCGCGCAAGTCGCAGGTCTCCTCCGGGGACCGGAGCGCCAAGATCCGCACCTACAACTTCCCGCAGGGACGCGTGACCGACCACCGCATCGGGCTCACGCTCTACCGGCTGCAGGACGTGATGGAGGGGGACCTGAACGAGCTGACCGACGCCCTCTTCGCCGCCGAGCAGGCCGAGCGCCTCGCCTCCTCGGCCGAGGGGAACGGCCCGTCGCCCCGCGCCGGAGCGGGCGCGTGA